The proteins below come from a single Micromonospora citrea genomic window:
- a CDS encoding DsbA family protein has translation MDATFFFDPACPWTWRTSRWLVAVADARTLHVEWRAFSLAILNEGDVAPQFAEALAASSRALRLVEALRADGRHDAVARFYAEVGARSHDAGNPLSPKIVDAAVEAAGLREAAPALDDDRWDDAVRESHALAYASAGPDVGSPVLMVPGADRGVHGPILTEVPGTDDALTIWDSLLPLIRMPAFHEVKRARH, from the coding sequence ATGGACGCCACCTTCTTCTTCGACCCGGCCTGCCCGTGGACCTGGCGCACCTCCCGCTGGCTGGTCGCCGTCGCCGACGCCCGCACCCTGCACGTCGAGTGGCGGGCGTTCAGCCTGGCCATCCTCAACGAGGGCGACGTCGCGCCGCAGTTCGCCGAGGCGCTGGCCGCCTCCAGCCGGGCGCTGCGACTGGTGGAGGCGCTGCGCGCCGACGGCCGCCACGACGCCGTCGCCCGCTTCTACGCCGAGGTCGGGGCCCGCAGCCACGACGCCGGCAACCCGCTGTCGCCGAAGATCGTGGACGCGGCCGTCGAGGCGGCGGGCCTGCGGGAGGCCGCGCCGGCCCTCGACGACGACCGCTGGGACGACGCGGTACGCGAGTCGCACGCGCTGGCGTACGCCTCCGCCGGCCCCGACGTCGGCTCACCGGTGCTGATGGTGCCCGGCGCCGACCGGGGCGTGCACGGCCCGATCCTGACCGAGGTGCCCGGCACCGACGACGCCCTGACCATCTGGGACTCGCTGCTCCCCCTGATCCGCATGCCCGCCTTCCACGAGGTCAAGCGCGCCCGCCACTGA
- a CDS encoding carbohydrate ABC transporter permease, with product MSVNATPAGADVTAEETARPDRHAAVPAQRGGRGRKAPLSENKKAERRLGWLLCAPAALVMVLVTAYPIIYSVWLSLQRFDLRFPDEREFIGLENYVTVLTNEFWWTAFGVTALITVVTVAVELVLGMGLALIMHRTLVGRGLVRTSALIPYGIVTVVAAFSWRYAWTPGTGYLANLFSDGAPLTERASSLAIIMLAEIWKTTPFMALLLMAGLALVPEDLLKAASTDGATAWQRFTKVMLPVMKPAILVALLFRTLDAFRVFDNIFVLTAGGNETSSVSMLAYNNLIRGLNLGIGSTMSVLIFLTVAIIAFVFVKLFGTAAPGSDDGERR from the coding sequence ATGAGCGTCAACGCCACCCCGGCGGGCGCCGACGTGACCGCCGAGGAGACGGCCCGTCCCGACCGGCACGCCGCGGTGCCGGCCCAGCGGGGCGGGCGCGGCCGCAAGGCCCCGCTGAGCGAGAACAAGAAGGCCGAGCGGCGGCTGGGCTGGCTGCTCTGCGCGCCCGCCGCGCTGGTCATGGTGCTGGTGACCGCGTACCCGATCATCTACTCGGTCTGGCTGTCGCTGCAGCGCTTCGACCTGCGTTTTCCCGACGAGCGTGAGTTCATCGGGCTGGAGAACTACGTCACCGTGCTGACCAACGAGTTCTGGTGGACGGCGTTCGGGGTCACCGCGCTGATCACCGTGGTCACGGTCGCGGTCGAGCTGGTGCTCGGCATGGGGCTCGCGCTGATCATGCACCGTACGCTGGTCGGCCGGGGCCTAGTGCGCACCTCCGCGTTGATTCCGTACGGCATCGTCACGGTGGTCGCCGCGTTCTCCTGGCGGTACGCGTGGACGCCGGGGACCGGCTACCTGGCGAACCTGTTCAGCGACGGCGCGCCGCTGACCGAGCGGGCCAGCTCGCTGGCGATCATCATGCTGGCCGAGATCTGGAAGACCACGCCGTTCATGGCGCTGCTGCTGATGGCCGGCCTGGCGCTGGTGCCGGAGGACCTGCTCAAGGCCGCCTCCACCGACGGCGCCACCGCCTGGCAGCGGTTCACGAAGGTGATGCTGCCGGTGATGAAGCCGGCGATCCTGGTCGCGCTGCTGTTCCGCACCCTGGACGCGTTCCGGGTGTTCGACAACATCTTCGTGCTCACCGCGGGCGGCAACGAGACCTCGTCGGTGTCGATGCTCGCCTACAACAACCTGATCCGGGGCCTGAACCTCGGTATCGGGTCGACGATGTCGGTGTTGATCTTCCTCACCGTGGCGATCATCGCCTTCGTCTTCGTGAAGCTGTTCGGTACCGCTGCCCCCGGCAGCGACGACGGGGAGAGGCGCTGA
- a CDS encoding winged helix DNA-binding domain-containing protein, which produces MTVDLDGREALALRMTSLLLRPHPGAHPATVADVVEWFGAMQAQDLASGMWSLGVRLPALDHDEVHAALERREALRTWPMRGTVHLVPPRDARWMLELTGVRPLTSAATRRAQLGLTEADADRAVDVLGAALAGGGRLTRARCLAALEAAGIGTSDQRGYHLLWYASVRGVTCLAPSVGTEQTFALLDEWAPAPRRPERDEALALLAQRYVRSHGPVTAREFAGWTGLTLTDARRGFAATGGALATVRVDGEEALVDAALLDAPRPAVDDLLVLPGFDEYLLGFKDRSLMLDAAHKNAIVPGGNGVFQATVVRGGRVVGTWKRSLDKARVTVRVLPLVPLDGPTRERVEGALRRYAEFLGRSLRVDWPD; this is translated from the coding sequence ATGACGGTGGACCTCGACGGGCGCGAGGCGCTCGCGCTGCGGATGACCAGCCTGCTGCTGCGCCCGCACCCCGGCGCGCACCCGGCCACGGTGGCCGACGTGGTGGAATGGTTCGGCGCCATGCAGGCGCAGGACCTGGCCAGCGGCATGTGGTCGCTCGGGGTCCGGCTGCCCGCGCTCGACCACGACGAGGTGCACGCCGCGCTGGAGCGGCGGGAGGCGCTGCGCACCTGGCCGATGCGGGGCACCGTGCACCTGGTGCCGCCTCGCGACGCCCGCTGGATGCTGGAGCTGACCGGCGTACGCCCGCTGACCTCCGCCGCCACCCGCCGCGCCCAGCTCGGGCTGACCGAGGCCGACGCGGACCGGGCGGTCGACGTGCTCGGCGCCGCGCTCGCCGGCGGCGGCCGGCTGACCCGGGCGCGGTGCCTGGCCGCGCTGGAGGCGGCCGGCATCGGCACCTCCGACCAGCGCGGCTACCACCTGCTCTGGTACGCCAGCGTGCGCGGCGTCACCTGCCTCGCGCCGAGCGTGGGCACCGAGCAGACCTTCGCCCTGCTCGACGAGTGGGCGCCCGCACCGCGCCGGCCGGAACGGGACGAGGCCCTGGCGCTCCTCGCCCAGCGCTACGTGCGCTCCCACGGCCCCGTCACCGCCCGGGAGTTCGCCGGGTGGACGGGGCTGACGCTCACCGACGCCCGCCGGGGTTTCGCGGCCACCGGCGGCGCGCTGGCGACCGTGCGGGTCGACGGGGAGGAGGCGTTGGTCGACGCGGCCCTGCTGGACGCGCCGCGCCCGGCGGTCGACGACCTGCTCGTGCTGCCGGGCTTCGACGAATACCTGCTCGGCTTCAAGGACCGCTCGCTGATGCTCGACGCCGCGCACAAGAACGCGATCGTGCCGGGCGGCAACGGCGTCTTCCAGGCCACCGTCGTGCGCGGCGGCCGGGTGGTGGGCACCTGGAAACGGTCCCTGGACAAGGCCCGCGTGACGGTCCGGGTGCTCCCCCTGGTGCCGCTCGACGGGCCGACCAGGGAGCGGGTGGAGGGGGCGCTGAGGCGCTACGCCGAGTTCCTGGGCCGGTCGCTGCGGGTCGACTGGCCCGACTGA
- a CDS encoding DUF4190 domain-containing protein, protein MTASNEPSRRGAAPTRSAERGAGTSAKTSAAAAFALVFGVAALISVLTVILSWIGLLLGIIGVILGIVGLRMAGRPGVTGRGVAIGGLVLSALAVLIGLAFAAGVTTVLNDEGAVDRIQREVDDLRDKLDK, encoded by the coding sequence ATGACTGCGTCCAATGAGCCGTCCCGGCGCGGCGCCGCACCGACGCGGTCCGCCGAGCGCGGGGCCGGCACGTCGGCGAAGACCAGTGCCGCCGCCGCGTTCGCGCTGGTCTTCGGTGTGGCGGCACTGATCAGCGTGCTGACCGTGATCCTGTCCTGGATCGGGCTGCTGCTGGGCATCATCGGGGTGATCCTGGGCATCGTCGGGCTCAGGATGGCCGGCCGGCCCGGGGTGACCGGCCGGGGCGTGGCGATCGGCGGCCTGGTGCTCAGCGCCCTGGCGGTGCTGATCGGGCTGGCCTTCGCCGCCGGGGTGACCACCGTCCTCAACGACGAGGGCGCGGTGGACCGCATCCAGCGGGAGGTCGACGACCTGCGGGACAAGCTGGACAAGTGA
- a CDS encoding ABC transporter ATP-binding protein, translating into MADIVLDKVSKRFPDGTTAVRDVDLEIADGEFVILVGPSGCGKSTTLNMIAGLEDISSGELRIGGERVNDKAPRDRDIAMVFQSYALYPNMTVRENMAFPLRLAKLDKETINRKVEEAAKVLELSALLDRKPANLSGGQRQRVAMGRAIVRQPKAFLMDEPLSNLDAKLRVQMRTVVSRLQKKLGTTTVYVTHDQTEAMTLGDRVVIMRGGAVQQVGPPQELYDHPRNLFVAGFIGSPSMNFLHAAVEDGKLRTALGDVPIGERIRRELEGADAPRELILGIRPEHFEDAALIDDDTRRRGMEFEAPVDIVESMGSDKYVYFTVEGERASAAELEELAADAGADFSGGGASLVTRLSAESPVEEGQPRRVWFNLEKIHLFDPSNGRNLTLHEGRAAGALAD; encoded by the coding sequence ATGGCTGACATCGTGCTCGACAAGGTGAGCAAGAGGTTCCCGGACGGGACCACGGCGGTGCGGGACGTCGACCTGGAGATCGCCGACGGCGAGTTCGTGATCCTGGTCGGCCCGTCCGGCTGCGGGAAGTCGACCACCCTCAACATGATCGCGGGCCTGGAGGACATCAGCTCCGGCGAGCTGCGCATCGGCGGCGAGCGGGTCAACGACAAGGCTCCCCGGGACCGGGACATCGCGATGGTGTTCCAGTCGTACGCGCTCTACCCGAACATGACCGTGCGGGAGAACATGGCGTTCCCGCTGCGGCTGGCGAAGCTCGACAAGGAGACGATCAACCGGAAGGTGGAGGAGGCGGCGAAGGTCCTGGAGCTGTCGGCGCTGCTGGACCGCAAGCCGGCGAACCTCTCCGGCGGCCAGCGCCAGCGGGTGGCGATGGGTCGGGCGATCGTCCGGCAGCCCAAGGCGTTCCTGATGGACGAGCCGCTGTCCAACCTGGACGCGAAGCTGCGGGTGCAGATGCGCACCGTCGTGTCGCGCCTGCAGAAGAAGCTCGGCACCACGACCGTCTACGTCACCCACGACCAGACCGAGGCGATGACGCTCGGCGACCGCGTGGTGATCATGCGGGGCGGCGCGGTGCAGCAGGTCGGCCCGCCGCAGGAGCTGTACGACCACCCCCGCAACCTCTTCGTCGCCGGGTTCATCGGCTCGCCGTCGATGAACTTCCTGCACGCCGCCGTCGAGGACGGCAAGCTGCGTACGGCGCTGGGCGACGTGCCGATCGGCGAGCGGATCCGGCGCGAGCTGGAGGGGGCCGACGCGCCGCGCGAGCTGATCCTCGGCATCCGCCCGGAGCACTTCGAGGACGCCGCGCTGATCGACGACGACACCCGGCGCCGGGGCATGGAGTTCGAGGCGCCGGTGGACATCGTCGAGTCGATGGGCTCCGACAAGTACGTCTACTTCACCGTCGAGGGGGAGCGGGCCAGCGCCGCCGAGCTGGAGGAACTCGCCGCCGACGCGGGCGCCGACTTCAGCGGCGGCGGCGCCAGCCTGGTGACCCGGCTGTCGGCCGAGTCCCCGGTCGAGGAGGGGCAGCCGCGGCGGGTCTGGTTCAACCTGGAGAAGATCCACCTGTTCGACCCGTCCAACGGGCGCAACCTGACCCTGCACGAGGGCCGGGCGGCGGGCGCGCTCGCCGACTGA
- a CDS encoding YsnF/AvaK domain-containing protein produces MKLNAQQANSLYGQDVKDRSGSKIGNVGQIWTDATGEPTWVSVKTGLMGQKESMAPLDKARITDSGLAVDYDKSTVKNAPVVDAGTDQPLDTAQIEQLYAHYHLRPQPAPSASRGRAPGAGEDLVRSEERLRVGTESQPAGTARLRKYVVTEDVHTTVPVEHDEVYVEREPIAAGDARGVRADIGEAEQEMTLRAERPVVAKDTVPVERVHLAKDEVVEQQPVDDQIRRERVEADIPEPARRRR; encoded by the coding sequence ATGAAGCTCAACGCACAGCAGGCCAACTCGCTGTACGGGCAGGACGTCAAGGACCGCTCGGGGTCGAAGATCGGCAACGTGGGTCAGATCTGGACCGACGCCACCGGCGAGCCGACCTGGGTCAGCGTCAAGACCGGGCTGATGGGCCAGAAGGAGTCGATGGCTCCGCTGGACAAGGCCCGGATCACCGACAGCGGGCTCGCGGTCGACTACGACAAGTCCACGGTGAAGAACGCCCCCGTCGTGGACGCCGGCACCGACCAGCCGCTCGACACGGCGCAGATCGAGCAGCTCTACGCCCACTACCACCTGCGACCCCAGCCGGCGCCGAGCGCCTCGCGGGGCCGGGCACCGGGTGCGGGCGAGGACCTCGTCCGGTCCGAGGAGCGGCTCCGGGTCGGCACGGAGAGCCAGCCCGCCGGCACGGCACGGCTGCGCAAGTACGTCGTCACCGAGGACGTGCACACCACCGTGCCGGTCGAGCACGACGAGGTGTACGTCGAGCGGGAGCCCATCGCCGCCGGCGACGCCCGTGGTGTCCGCGCCGACATCGGCGAGGCCGAGCAGGAGATGACCCTGCGCGCCGAGCGGCCCGTGGTCGCGAAGGACACGGTGCCCGTCGAGCGGGTCCACCTCGCCAAGGACGAGGTCGTCGAGCAGCAGCCCGTCGACGACCAGATCCGGCGCGAGCGGGTCGAGGCGGACATCCCGGAGCCGGCCCGGCGACGTCGCTGA
- a CDS encoding NACHT domain-containing protein, with protein MRGPLWRGWLWSPRIYLSTAMRRTVSRLQWWEQGEQRARATQAATTARWWHRPWWWLTLATLAVVIAALWTLTQLVLPAIDIALAWLDLPRRPPLPWLSSKHWCPKGQQGSCAKAGDFLGKAVTLALAFVVFFAFTRFHVHNWYLRIARRMPERLVTTSNDTLADITGRDELCEVLIERVRDPDVRCPMVLIGGVGSGKSAVLAKLAHELAARHVLPIPLRMRDVPVDGGEIDFEQAAKKRFADFIDPRLYSDSQADRLWRQLRWSNQIAVLADGLDEIGGEDQHGPAGQHDSLLRNAFTKSAQDGLPLIAATRPYDPLRAMPVVVVELEPLSEGRALEFGLATDTPHARPSWATVAHLIVGADATESPLYLKIIRDLNQQGRLHGFIPPESSATIRPTDRAEVRWKLLDAWSQALEEGYICENFARDHDQRAQALQVAGAFACVGLRENTLRVRYDQLLGDDGWQQRSHRQHVLYEYLHGRTAGNLDLSSRADLAAAVTTAGELSLVEVESEGVRFHHGVIQAFLGARLLADTAVRETLLPDLVAHEPSRESLIALVLLSRLLVGQEQERGKPDPGERGRQVGRQIWQTFLRLPPPAPRHPLAEIVDQLRRRAAEDEGNRCWQLEMYTAGMEVAVKAPPPALDLLVAEIEQNWPRFQEPAIGDRPLDEAKLGLIRCWGNVARLVADDRRHVTRGDQDRPAPPAYDRLFRVAAQEESYRVRLCAAREIALGGRPAARALRRLDGLAPRPDPPHDDHAERDQQLRAWVVPLLHLATIRDTDDAEDLPQDTKDLPGETDTYLRDWLQALAAHGTTGRSLGLGAEIALAQGFRLAANVRQLPVGRQDADRSFLVEKAEFALAHSRFWYSHLALVQALTLLSLPMDPAEELPVRGHGANPVGLVQHWLRTAGSAVPDRDRCTAHPFLLEAGRLCLQALVSREPERFCWVDEGETAGRVGSCSPSPDVRRIQSLWIPDSMGWSVLDPRAERLLADVMLLLNLAQRGSSPAHREMRLHRADRCDLPPCLTSDRSAMEPQRSLRTTEPCTPGETCLDDCPFRLCPLPAKGEPLPHRMDQNFCARQADLSTLRYVLRARAPWQGVHRANMRRFWRQMSRRDVPKWRRW; from the coding sequence ATGCGGGGTCCCCTCTGGCGGGGCTGGCTGTGGAGCCCTCGGATCTACCTTTCAACGGCGATGCGCCGCACCGTGTCCCGACTGCAGTGGTGGGAACAGGGGGAGCAGCGGGCCCGGGCCACCCAGGCGGCCACGACCGCGCGCTGGTGGCACCGTCCCTGGTGGTGGCTCACGCTCGCCACCCTGGCGGTCGTGATCGCAGCGCTCTGGACCCTCACCCAGCTCGTCCTGCCGGCGATCGACATCGCCCTCGCCTGGCTCGACCTTCCCCGGCGGCCACCCCTCCCCTGGCTGTCGAGCAAACACTGGTGCCCGAAGGGCCAGCAGGGCAGCTGCGCGAAGGCCGGCGACTTCCTCGGCAAGGCCGTCACCCTGGCCCTCGCCTTCGTCGTCTTCTTCGCCTTCACCCGGTTCCACGTGCACAACTGGTATCTCCGGATCGCCCGCCGTATGCCCGAGCGGCTGGTCACCACCTCCAACGACACGCTCGCCGACATCACGGGGCGCGACGAGTTGTGCGAGGTGCTGATCGAACGCGTTCGCGACCCCGATGTGCGCTGTCCCATGGTGCTAATCGGTGGCGTGGGATCCGGCAAGAGCGCCGTCCTGGCCAAGCTGGCCCATGAACTGGCCGCCCGTCACGTGCTGCCGATACCGCTGCGGATGCGCGACGTACCGGTCGACGGCGGCGAGATCGATTTCGAGCAGGCTGCCAAGAAGCGGTTCGCCGACTTCATCGACCCGCGCCTGTACAGCGACTCGCAGGCGGACCGACTCTGGCGACAACTGCGTTGGAGCAACCAGATCGCGGTCCTCGCCGACGGACTCGACGAGATCGGGGGCGAGGACCAGCACGGACCGGCCGGCCAACACGACAGCCTGCTGCGGAACGCCTTCACGAAGTCGGCCCAGGACGGCCTGCCCCTGATCGCCGCCACCCGCCCGTACGACCCGCTGCGCGCCATGCCGGTGGTCGTCGTCGAGCTGGAGCCGCTGAGCGAGGGCCGGGCACTGGAGTTCGGGCTCGCCACCGACACCCCCCACGCCCGCCCCTCGTGGGCCACCGTGGCACACCTGATCGTCGGCGCCGACGCGACCGAATCCCCCCTGTATCTGAAGATCATCCGGGACCTCAACCAACAGGGTCGGCTGCACGGGTTCATTCCGCCCGAGTCGAGCGCGACGATCCGCCCGACCGACCGCGCCGAAGTACGCTGGAAGCTGCTCGATGCCTGGTCCCAGGCACTCGAGGAGGGCTACATCTGCGAGAACTTCGCGCGCGACCACGACCAACGGGCGCAGGCCCTCCAGGTGGCCGGCGCCTTCGCCTGCGTCGGCCTGCGCGAGAACACCCTGCGGGTGCGGTACGACCAACTCCTCGGCGACGATGGTTGGCAGCAGCGGTCTCACCGGCAACACGTGCTCTACGAGTACCTGCACGGCCGAACCGCCGGAAACCTCGACCTCAGCAGCAGGGCGGATCTGGCCGCCGCGGTGACCACCGCCGGCGAACTGTCCCTCGTCGAGGTCGAATCCGAGGGGGTGCGCTTCCACCACGGGGTCATCCAGGCGTTCCTCGGCGCGCGGTTGCTTGCCGACACCGCCGTACGCGAGACACTGCTGCCCGACCTCGTCGCCCACGAGCCGAGCCGTGAGTCCCTGATCGCGCTGGTCCTGCTGTCGCGCCTGCTCGTCGGTCAGGAACAGGAGCGTGGAAAGCCCGACCCCGGCGAGCGTGGACGGCAGGTCGGGCGTCAGATCTGGCAGACCTTCCTTCGGCTACCGCCGCCGGCGCCCCGACACCCCCTCGCCGAAATCGTCGATCAACTCAGGAGGCGCGCGGCAGAGGACGAAGGGAACCGGTGCTGGCAACTCGAGATGTACACCGCGGGCATGGAGGTGGCCGTCAAGGCGCCCCCGCCCGCGCTCGACCTGCTCGTGGCCGAGATCGAACAGAACTGGCCCCGCTTCCAGGAGCCGGCGATCGGCGACCGCCCTCTCGACGAGGCGAAGCTGGGCCTGATCCGCTGCTGGGGAAACGTGGCTCGGCTCGTCGCCGACGACCGCAGGCACGTCACCCGGGGAGATCAGGACCGGCCCGCGCCGCCCGCGTACGACCGGCTGTTCCGGGTGGCGGCGCAGGAGGAGTCGTACCGGGTCCGGCTCTGCGCCGCCCGGGAGATCGCCCTGGGGGGCCGACCGGCCGCACGCGCCCTGCGCCGCCTCGACGGGCTCGCCCCCCGGCCCGATCCGCCCCACGACGACCACGCCGAACGGGACCAGCAGCTTCGTGCCTGGGTGGTGCCACTGCTCCACCTCGCCACGATCCGGGACACCGACGACGCGGAGGACCTGCCCCAGGACACGAAGGACCTGCCCGGCGAGACGGACACCTACCTGCGAGACTGGCTGCAGGCACTGGCGGCGCACGGGACGACGGGGCGCTCCCTCGGCCTCGGCGCCGAGATCGCCCTCGCCCAGGGTTTCCGGCTCGCCGCCAACGTGCGCCAACTACCGGTGGGCCGTCAGGACGCCGACCGCAGTTTCCTCGTCGAGAAGGCCGAGTTCGCCCTGGCCCATTCCCGGTTCTGGTACAGCCACCTGGCCCTGGTCCAGGCCCTCACCCTGCTGTCCCTGCCGATGGACCCCGCCGAGGAACTGCCGGTACGCGGACATGGCGCCAACCCCGTCGGCCTGGTGCAGCACTGGTTGCGGACAGCCGGCAGCGCGGTGCCGGACCGGGACAGGTGCACGGCCCACCCGTTCCTGCTCGAAGCGGGGCGCCTCTGTCTCCAAGCGCTGGTCAGCCGGGAACCGGAACGGTTCTGCTGGGTGGACGAGGGTGAGACGGCCGGGCGCGTCGGCTCGTGCAGCCCGTCGCCGGACGTACGACGGATCCAGAGCCTGTGGATCCCCGACTCGATGGGTTGGAGTGTGCTGGACCCGCGGGCGGAACGGCTCCTCGCCGACGTCATGCTCCTGCTCAACCTGGCACAGCGTGGCAGCTCCCCCGCCCACCGCGAGATGCGGCTGCATCGCGCGGACCGCTGCGACCTGCCCCCGTGCCTCACCAGTGACCGATCGGCGATGGAGCCGCAGCGCAGCCTGCGCACCACCGAGCCGTGCACGCCGGGGGAGACGTGCCTCGACGACTGTCCGTTCCGGCTGTGCCCACTGCCGGCGAAGGGTGAACCGCTGCCACACCGGATGGACCAGAACTTCTGCGCCCGTCAGGCCGACCTGTCCACGCTGCGGTACGTGCTGCGCGCGCGAGCGCCCTGGCAGGGTGTCCACCGCGCCAACATGCGCCGGTTCTGGCGGCAGATGTCCCGGCGCGATGTGCCGAAGTGGCGACGATGGTGA
- a CDS encoding ABC transporter substrate-binding protein — MSDPDKARRRRRPRARAMAAAAALTLVAPTVAACGSGGDGGTPTINLYYPPEQNLQKVVDDCNAQAQGRYQIAYRVLPRQADDQRVQMVRRLAAQDSGMDVLGLDVTWTQEFASADWILEWTGQDKAEVEQGTLAGPLETARYQDKLYGAPKNTNVQLLWYRKDLVPEPPKTWDQMISTAQELKQQGKPHQVLTMGAQYEGLVVLYNTLAESAGGKILSDDGEQAVMDAGTVRALEQLQRFATSGVTSPSFSNATEDPVRLEFQSGNGAFQVNWPFVYPAMQEANPELAKQVGWARVPGVDENTPSKVTIGGVNMAVSAYSKHPEESFEAARCIRNEKNQKFSAVNDGVPPTIEKVYADPEMAEAYPMRDTILEELKDPAVRPLTPAYQSISTVMSAILSPPSAIDPQRTADELRDAIADALESKGVLP, encoded by the coding sequence ATGAGCGACCCTGACAAGGCCCGACGCCGCAGGCGGCCCCGCGCACGCGCGATGGCCGCCGCCGCGGCGTTGACGCTGGTGGCGCCGACGGTGGCCGCCTGCGGTTCCGGCGGGGACGGCGGAACGCCCACGATCAATCTGTACTACCCGCCGGAGCAGAACCTGCAGAAGGTCGTCGACGACTGCAACGCGCAGGCCCAGGGGCGTTACCAGATCGCCTACCGGGTGCTGCCGCGGCAGGCCGACGACCAGCGGGTGCAGATGGTGCGCCGGCTGGCCGCGCAGGACAGCGGCATGGACGTGCTCGGCCTCGACGTGACCTGGACCCAGGAGTTCGCCAGCGCCGACTGGATCCTGGAGTGGACCGGGCAGGACAAGGCCGAGGTGGAGCAGGGCACCCTCGCCGGCCCACTCGAAACGGCCCGCTACCAGGACAAGCTCTACGGCGCGCCGAAGAACACCAACGTGCAGCTGCTCTGGTACCGCAAGGACCTCGTGCCCGAGCCGCCGAAGACGTGGGACCAGATGATCTCCACGGCCCAGGAGTTGAAGCAGCAGGGCAAGCCCCACCAGGTGCTCACCATGGGCGCCCAGTACGAGGGCCTCGTCGTGCTCTACAACACCCTCGCCGAGAGCGCCGGCGGCAAGATCCTCAGCGACGACGGCGAGCAGGCCGTGATGGACGCCGGCACCGTCCGGGCGTTGGAGCAGCTCCAGCGGTTCGCCACGTCGGGCGTGACGTCGCCGTCGTTCAGCAACGCCACCGAGGACCCGGTGCGGCTGGAGTTCCAGTCCGGCAACGGCGCGTTCCAGGTCAACTGGCCGTTCGTCTATCCGGCGATGCAGGAAGCCAACCCGGAGCTGGCGAAGCAGGTCGGCTGGGCGCGGGTCCCGGGCGTCGACGAGAACACCCCGAGCAAGGTCACCATCGGCGGGGTCAACATGGCCGTCAGCGCGTACTCGAAGCACCCCGAGGAGTCCTTCGAGGCGGCCCGGTGCATCCGCAACGAGAAGAACCAGAAGTTCTCCGCGGTCAACGACGGCGTGCCGCCGACCATCGAGAAGGTCTACGCCGACCCGGAGATGGCCGAGGCGTACCCGATGCGGGACACCATCCTCGAAGAGCTCAAGGACCCGGCGGTCCGGCCGCTGACCCCGGCGTACCAGAGCATCTCCACCGTCATGTCGGCGATCCTGTCGCCACCGTCGGCCATCGACCCGCAGCGGACCGCCGACGAGCTGCGCGACGCCATCGCCGACGCCCTCGAATCGAAGGGGGTCCTGCCGTGA
- a CDS encoding carbohydrate ABC transporter permease — MAETTTRAKLRWGLLDAIVVVFALVPVLWIMSLSFKTPATLTDGKFIPREWTLDNYRSIFSTDQFVRALVNSIGIALIATLIAVVLGAMAAYAISRLDFPGKRLLVGVSLLIAMFPQVSLVSPLFEIERQLGLFDTWPGLILPYITFALPLAIYTLSAFFKQIPWDLEKAAKMDGATQGQAFRRVIAPLAAPGLFTTAILVFIFCWNDFLFAITLTSTERARTVPVALSFFTGESQFEDPTGAICAAAVVITIPIILFVLFFQRRIVSGLTSGAVKG; from the coding sequence ATGGCCGAGACCACCACCCGGGCCAAGCTGCGCTGGGGCCTGCTGGACGCCATCGTGGTCGTCTTCGCGCTGGTGCCGGTGCTGTGGATCATGTCGTTGTCGTTCAAGACGCCCGCGACCCTGACCGACGGGAAGTTCATCCCGCGCGAGTGGACGCTGGACAACTACCGGAGCATCTTCTCCACCGACCAGTTCGTCCGGGCCCTGGTCAACTCGATCGGCATCGCCCTGATCGCCACGCTGATCGCCGTGGTGCTCGGCGCGATGGCCGCGTACGCGATCTCCCGGCTGGACTTCCCCGGCAAGCGGCTGCTGGTCGGCGTCTCGCTGCTGATCGCGATGTTCCCGCAGGTGTCGCTGGTGTCGCCGCTGTTCGAGATCGAGCGGCAGCTCGGCCTCTTCGACACGTGGCCGGGCCTGATCCTGCCGTACATCACCTTCGCGCTGCCGCTGGCGATCTACACGCTGTCGGCGTTCTTCAAGCAGATCCCGTGGGACCTGGAGAAGGCGGCGAAGATGGACGGCGCGACGCAGGGCCAGGCGTTCCGGCGGGTCATCGCCCCGCTGGCCGCGCCCGGGCTGTTCACCACGGCGATCCTGGTCTTCATCTTCTGCTGGAACGACTTCCTCTTCGCCATCACGCTGACCTCGACCGAGCGGGCCCGCACGGTGCCGGTGGCGCTGTCGTTCTTCACCGGCGAGTCGCAGTTCGAGGACCCCACCGGGGCGATCTGCGCCGCCGCCGTGGTGATCACCATTCCGATCATCCTGTTCGTCCTCTTCTTCCAGCGCCGCATCGTCTCCGGCCTGACCTCCGGCGCAGTCAAGGGATAG